The following are encoded together in the Hemicordylus capensis ecotype Gifberg chromosome 4, rHemCap1.1.pri, whole genome shotgun sequence genome:
- the LOC128322499 gene encoding protease inhibitor-like, giving the protein MGNEDSRLSGSKKGREIGPENISHKFCRLPAKIGPCRGSFHFYYYDSTTKTCEMFHYGGCGGNDNRFLTKQECLRVCGETEMSTVQ; this is encoded by the exons aTGGGTAATGAAGACTCAAGGTTGTCTGGGAGCAAGAAAGGCAGAGAGATCggccctgagaatatcagtcATA AGTTTTGCAGGCTGCCTGCGAAAATAGGACCATGTAGGGGTTCCTTTCATTTCTACTACTACGACTCAACCACCAAGACTTGTGAGATGTTTCACTATGGGGGCTGCGGGGGCAATGACAACAGATTTCTCACCAAGCAGGAATGCTTGAGAGTCTGTGGAGAAACAG AAATGTCCACTGTACAGTGA